The genome window TTTCTGATCCACCTGCAACTCGACAGAGGTCTTGGTTTCAGGATAGACCGTGACTTCCTGACGTTCGAGAAGATCGCCCTCCAGCACTTTCTCATCATTCTTCCAAAGCGCTCGGAAATCAGCCCGCTCAAAACGCTCTCTGTTTTTCAGTTGATAGACGCGCACGACGACGGACAAGGGAGCGCCAGATTCATCTGGATTCAGTCGGTGGGTCGGCAGGAGCGTCACGCGGACATCTTTCACCCCGCTTCCGCAGCCGACTGTGATCCCTCCCATGAGGAGCATGAGCAGGCAGACAGAAAGGTTAAAGATCGCGTTTCGTCTTCTGTACATCCAAATACCCCTTCGCAAAATGTGGTGCC of Nitrospira sp. CR1.1 contains these proteins:
- the tssJ gene encoding type VI secretion system lipoprotein TssJ, producing MYRRRNAIFNLSVCLLMLLMGGITVGCGSGVKDVRVTLLPTHRLNPDESGAPLSVVVRVYQLKNRERFERADFRALWKNDEKVLEGDLLERQEVTVYPETKTSVELQVDQKKGVQFLGIMALFRKPEGELWRQITSSDVSSWVPFRTPRVKFILDEHKLTLKD